The Candidatus Omnitrophota bacterium DNA segment GTCTCAGCAACCAGGCGCTCCGGATCGATGGGCAAGAGCTGCTTAACAGCCGGCGCATAGCGCGAGGCGCTCTTGAAGTGCGTGTGCGCCGCAAACACTTCCTGGACTTCTCCCTTGGAAAAGAGCTCCACAGCCAGGTCTGCCAACCCGGAAAGAACCTCTTCATTTATCTGGCCGCGAAGGTCCGTCCATTGAGCCCTGATTTCACCCAAGGGACGGCGCCGGCAAATGCTCACACCCTTCTTACCCACCAGCGCGAAGACACTTATAACACCTGGATCTTCATGGATGAGCTCCTGGACATGTTTGATCAAATTCAGGTTATAAGCCCCACAAAGCCCGGTGTCTGAAGTGAAGACCAAATACAGACGTCTCCGGATTTCCTCGGACTTCAGCAGAAACGGATGTTCACCAGGTTCTGCGCCTGAAAGCAACCGCGCCACAATGCCCTCAAGGCTGCTCTGGTAGACCTGATATGTAGACAGCGCCTTCTCAAAGATTTTGAGTTTGGCGCCCGCCACCATGCGCATGGCCCGTGTAATCTGCTTGGTGTTTTCAACGCTGCGAATGCGGCGGCGGATCTGCCTGAGAGTGGCCATTATGTCTCCACAAACTTGGCCTTGAACTCGGCGATCGCTTTGTCCAGCTTCTGCGCAATCGCATCGGATACCACCTCGTCCTTGGCAATGGTGTGAGGGATGTCCGCGTAGCGCTCATGAATAGACTTGCGCAGACCCTTATCAAATTCGGCTATCCGGGAAACATCCAAGTCATCCAGATAGCCTTTCACCCCGGCATAAATGGAAACAACCTGCTCCTCCAAACTCAGCGGCTCGTACTGCGCTTGCTTGAGAAGCTCTACCATGCGTTCACCGCGCGTCAGCTGCGATTGGGTGGACTTGTCCAGCTCCGTGCCGAACTGCGCAAAACT contains these protein-coding regions:
- the atpG gene encoding ATP synthase F1 subunit gamma, with product MATLRQIRRRIRSVENTKQITRAMRMVAGAKLKIFEKALSTYQVYQSSLEGIVARLLSGAEPGEHPFLLKSEEIRRRLYLVFTSDTGLCGAYNLNLIKHVQELIHEDPGVISVFALVGKKGVSICRRRPLGEIRAQWTDLRGQINEEVLSGLADLAVELFSKGEVQEVFAAHTHFKSASRYAPAVKQLLPIDPERLVAETVGASGDAAKQSDGAQLHYLVEPDRESVVKSLLPQYLRALLRLVLLESFASEQAARVSAMRQATDNATEVLDALVLQRNKARQANITRELIEVISGAESLS